The nucleotide window TGTTAAAAATAGCGAAAGAAGCAGAAGAAAATCCGGAAATTGTCCAAGAAGCGCCACATAGTACTTATGTGAAACGACTAGACGAAACCCGGGCTGCTAGAAAACCAGTGCTACGTTATCAAAAATAAGCTAAAAAAACCTTGCCGCAATGCTGCGGCAAGGTTTTTTATTTAGCTTTTGTTTTACCTTTCCATTTACGGAAGCCGCCTTTAAGTTGGTAAACGTTATGATAACCACGTTTGTATAGCATGATTGCTGCACGGTTACTACGTTGAGCAGTTTGGCAATATAGGTAAACTGGTAAATCTTGGCGAATCTCTGTCGTACGGTTTTTCATTTGTGTTACTGGAATATTTCTAGCTCCAAGAATATGACCAGCATCGAATTCGTTTGGCTCACGAACGTCAATTAATTGCGCTTTGCGATAACCTTGCTTAAATTCTTCCTCTGTTAAAACTTTTACTGCTTTGCGACGCATTACAAACTGGTAAATTTCATATGCTAAAAGAATAACCAGAATAGTAATCGCTATAATCCAACTAATCAATTGTGTAAACCCCTTTCATCCTGAAAACTGCTTTTTATAAAGCATCCTTTTCTATTATAACTTATTTTTTGCCACCATCAATCACTTTGAAGGAAGATTTTCGTTTTTTCTTTGTTTTTTTCTTATCTGCATGTAGATTTTTGGATTGTTTTACTGCTTTTTGATAATTACTGTCGGTTTTTTTTATTAGATAGAAGTCGGAAAATCAAGGTGAAAATGATGGTTCCAATTAAAAGAGAGACTGCGAGGATGAAAAAAGATTTAAAATCACCCATCAAAAGACCAATTCCCACAAGGACGAGTAAAAAGATTACTATCAGCGGATATTTTTTCAATCGAACCAACTCCTATTCTAAAAGTTCCAGATTATCAGATTCATCATTGTTCGCAGGAGCTCCTTCTTTTTCAATACGTAACAACTCATTGAAAGAAGCAATCGCCACTTCTACTTGATCATTAGCAGGTTCTTTAGTTGTAAGTAGTTGCAGCCATAAACCAGGAACGCCTAAATATTTAAGCACAGGAATATTTCGACATTTATTTGTTAGTTGTAAAACTTCAAAAGCAACACCGAGCACAACTGGAATAAGCAAAATCCGGTCAACCACACGAAGCCAAAGCGGGTCAGTAGGGACGAGCAAATAAATAAACATACCTACAATGACCGTAAATAAAATAAAACTACTACCGCAACGATAGTGTAACCGAGACTGTTTTTGAACGTTTTCGACAGTTAACGGTAAATTTTGTTCATAACAATTAATCACTTTATGCTCAGAACCGTGATATTGAAAAACACGTTTGATTATCGGCGTCTGGGAAACAGCAAAAATGTAAGTCAACAAGAGAATCAATTTAAAAAAGCTTTCTAAAAAGACTTGTGCAGTGTCTCCTGGAACTATCGGGCGAAATAATTCTGCTAAAAATACAGGGATAAGTGTCATAACGAATTTGGCGAATACAAATGATAAAATACCAATCACCGCAACCCCTAACCACATGGCTACTTTCGATTCTTTTTTTTCAATTTTTTTCTCTTCTTCTGGATTATTTGGATCTTCATCGTAACGGTCCGTTGCAAATGCTAAATGCTTGGAACCAATCGCGCTAGATTCAATTAAAGCAACGATTCCGCGTAAAAAAGGAATTTTTTTAAGTCGCATCACCCAAACAGGGCTATTCTTTTGTAAATAAAAATACTCTAATGAACCATCTATACGTCTGACGGCTGTTACAGTTTGTTTTTTACCACCAAACATGACACCTTCAACAACCGCTTGTCCTCCATATGATGGTACGTTTTGTTTGCTCAAATTTTTCACCAGCCTATTCATGTGTACTAATATGTTATTTTACGCTAAAAACTGTTTTTCGTATAGCAGCAAACATCTAAAAAAAGTTATTTTTTGTAAATTATGATAAAATAGTTTCGAACGTGTCGAGTAATACCTATTTTGCCCGCCTAAAATTTGAAAAAAGTGGAGGAATTAAAATGTCTAAATTAACTAAAATTCAAGAAACACTTGGAAAAGAAAAGATTGAAGCCGTTCTTGTCACAAGTGAATTTAATAGAAGGTATGTATCTGGTTTTACAGGAACTAGTGGTGTAGCGCTAATTTTACCAGAAAAAGCATATTTTGTGACTGACTTCCGATATACAGAACAAGCCGCAAAACAAGCAGAAGGATATGAAATTGTAAAGCATGAAGGACCGATTTTTGATACAGTAGAGGAATTGTTATCCCAAAATGCGACTAAAACATTACATTTTGAAGCAGATTATGTGACTGTTTCTGAATTTAAACAAATGGAACGTGTATTTAGTCGTGAATTAATCCCATTTACTGGCTTTTTTGAAGAAATGCGTAAAGTGAAAACCGCAAGCGAATTAAGAGCGATTCGTACAGCTTGTGATATTGCCGATGCAGCCTTTGCTCATATTATTAAATTCATTAAACCAGGTATGGCAGAAATAGAAGTATCTAATGAGTTAGAATTCTTTATGAGACGTGCTGGAGCAACATCCTCTTCTTTCGATACGATTGTCGCTTCAGGTCTTCGTTCTGCACTTCCACATGGCGTTGCTTCCAATAAAAAAATCGAAGTTGGCGATTTTGTTACTATGGACTACGGTTGTTATTATGATGGTTATTGTTCTGATATGACAAGAACAATTGCAGTTGGGAAACCGGCAGAAAAACTAAAAGAAATTTATCAAATTACATTGGATGCACAATTAAAAGTAATTGATAGCTTAAAACCGGGGATTACCGGAATTGAAGCAGATGCGATTGCTCGTGATTATATCGCTTCATTTGGTTATGGTGATGCATTTGGTCATTCGCTCGGCCATGGTATCGGTCTCGAAATTCATGAAGGGCCTAATTTATCATTTAAAAGCCCTCAAAAGCTAGAAGTAGGGCATGTGGTTACAGATGAGCCAGGAATTTATTTACCAGGAATCGGCGGCGTGAGAATTGAAGATGATTTATTGATTACTGAAACAGGTAATGAAATTTTAATCCATTCACCAAAAGAATTAATTATTTTATAAAATTCCTTTGTAACTTTGCGTGTTTTATGGTTAAATAAGGAAGAATGAGCAGATTTAAGATGCTCCAATAAAGATACTTTGCAATTTACAGGAGGAAAAACATGATTTCAGTAAATGACTTTAAAACAGGGTTAACGATAGAAGTAGATAATGGAATTTGGCGCGTGCTAGATTTCCAACATGTAAAACCTGGAAAAGGAGCAGCATTCGTACGTTCTAAATTGCGTAACCTTCGTACTGGTGCAATCCAAGAAAAAACATTCCGCGGTGGCGAAAAAGTAGCTAAAGCACAAATTGATAACCGTAAAATGGCTTACTTATACGCAGACGGCTCCAATCATGTTTTCATGGACAATGAGTCTTATGAACAAATTGAGCTTCCAGAAGACCAAATTGCGCATGAGCTTAAATTCTTAAAAGAAAATATGGAAATTAATATTATCATGTATCAAGGAGAAACAATCGGGATTGATTTACCAAATACGGTTGAATTGGTTGTTACTGCAACCGATCCGGGAATTAAAGGTGATACTTCTTCTGGTGGTTCTAAGCCAGCAACACTAGAAACTGGACTTGTTGTACAAGTACCGTTTTTCGTGAACGAAGGAGATAAATTAGTTATTAATACAACCGAAGCAGCATATGTTTCTCGGGCGTAAGAAAGAAGCATTTATTACAGCTGGAGTTAATTCTTCAGCTGTTTTTTCTGTCTGTTAGCGCTTCCCGCACCCCTTTTGAATAAAAAGTATGGTACAATAAAAGCAATGCGTGATTCATGCAATTTTATATTTTTAGTTATTATTAAGGAGTGTAAATGATATGTTATCAATAGATGAAATTAAACAGCTAATAGAGCTGATTGACGAGTCAACCCTCGATGAATTTGAATTAGAAACAAAGGATAGTAAGATTTTACTTAAAAAGAACAAAGTGATAGCAACTACAGCAATTAGCGAAGCACCAGTAGCTATTCCAACAGTTCAAGCACCAGCAGTAGAGCAAACACAGATGCCACAAGTAGAGACAAACGCAGCAGATACGAACTTAGAATTAATCACTTCCCCAATGGTTGGGACTTTTTATGCATCAGCGTCACCTGGAGATGCCGATTTTGTTAGTGTTGGTTCCAAGGTTTCTGCACAATCAGTTGTATGTATTGTAGAAGCAATGAAATTATTCAACGAAATCACTGCGGATATCGACGGTGAAATTGCAGAAATCTTAGTATCTAGTGGTGAGTTAGTCGAATTTGGACAACCACTTTTCAAAGTTAGAAAAAAATAAGGGGTCGAAAAATATGATTAAAAAAGTACTGGTAGCGAACCGTGGAGAAATCGCTGTCCGTATCATTCGCGCTGCAAAAGAGCTTGGAGTGGAGACAGTTGCGATATATTCGGAAGCAGATAGAGAAGCACTACATATTCAGCTAGCGGATGAAGCTTATTGTGTAGGTCCCGCGGCAACAAAAGATAGTTATTTAAATATGTCAAACATTATTAGTGTAGCTGTTTTAACAAACTGTGATGCCATTCATCCGGGTTATGGCTTTTTAGCTGAAAATGCGGATTTTGCAGAGCTTTGTGAAGACTGCAATATTACCTTTATCGGACCAAGTGCTGCTGCTATATCTCAAATGGGGACGAAAGACGTGGCCCGTGAAACAATGCGTAAAGCTGGTGTTCCAATTGTCCCTGGTTCACAAGGGATTGTAGCCGACGTCGAGGATGGTAAAAAAATCGCCAAAAAAATCGGTTATCCGGTCATCATTAAAGCAACAGCCGGTGGTGGGGGTAAAGGTATCCGAGTAGCTGAAAATGAAGAAAAATTGATTTCTGGTATTCAAACTACCCAACAAGAAGCGGAAGCCGCATTTGGTGATCCCGGTGTCTATTTAGAAAAATATATTCAAGATTTTCGTCACGTCGAAATTCAAGTACTTGCTGATAACCATGGCAATGTAATTCATTTAGGAGAACGTGATTGTAGTATTCAACGTCGGTTGCAAAAGCTAATCGAGGAATCCCCGTCACCTGCTATTGATGAAAAAACTCGCCAAAAAATGGGTAAAGCTGCTGTGAAAGCTGCAAAAGCCGTGAATTATTCAGGCGCTGGTACGATTGAATTTATCTTTGATCACCATGAAAATAATTTCTACTTTATGGAAATGAATACGCGTATCCAAGTAGAACATCCTGTCACAGAACTTGTAACAGGAATTGATTTAGTTAAACAACAATTTTTAGTAGCTTCAGGAGAAGAACTGAAAATTAAACAATCGGATGTAAAATTAACTGGTTGGGCAATGGAATGTCGGATTAATGCCGAAAACCCGGAGAAAAACTTTATGCCCGCGCCAGGAGAAATCAAATTTTATCTTCCACCAGGTGGCTTAGGAGTTCGAATTGATTCGGCAGCTTATCCTAATTATAAAATCCCACCATATTATGATTCGATGATTGCAAAAGTAATTTGTTATGCAGAAACTCGCGAAGAAGTTGTTCAAAAAATGAAGCGAGCATTGTCCGAGTTTGCGATTGATGGCATTCCTTCGACAATCCCATTCCATTTACATGTATTAGACAATGATGTATTTTTGTCAGGAGACTTCAATACGAAATTCTTGGAGCAAAATGATGTAATGAATCTTTCTAAGGAGGGCTAAAAATGGCTTACACAAAAGATTTACGTAAACAAAATGATGCACCGCTTGGTAAAATCGAGATTGCACCTGAAGTAATTGGCGTAATTGCTGGACTTGCTGCAAGTGAAATCGAAAATGTAGCCTATATGCAAGGTGGCTTTGCGACAGAAATGCGTGAAAAATTCAGTGGAGCAGTTAACTATCGTAAAGGTGTAAAAGTCGAATTAACTGAAGAAGGTATTCTAATCGAGCTTTATTGTTCTGTCTTATTTGGCGCAACTATTCCACTTGTTGCTCAAAATATTCAAGATGCAGTTAGAGATACGATTTATAATATGACTGGACTAAACGTACTTGAAATTAATGTGCATATCGTTGGAGTCCAATTTGAAAAAACAGAAACACTTTCCTTCGATGATTTTTAACAATAAAATTCAAGGAAAAAAAGGAGCAGCTTTAACATGAAAAGAAGAGAAGCGCGCGAGAAAGCACTTCAAGCATTATTCCAAATTGAACTAAATGAAATGTCACTTGATCAAGCAATTAAAAATATCATGGAAGACGAGCAAGATGATTACATGGAGAAATTAGTCGAAGGTGTTATGGCGAATAAAGCGGAGATTGATGCTATTATTGAGCCTAATTTAGACAATTGGCGCATGGATCGTTTGAGTAAAGTAGATTTATCTTTGCTTCGGCTTAGTGTATATGAAATAAATTACTTGAGTGATGTGCCAAATCGAGTTAGTCTAAACGAATCCATCGAAATTGCAAAAATTTACAGCGATGAAAAATCAAGTAAATTTATTAATGGCGTATTAGCTAATATTGCACCTGAAGATAAATAAACTTGACTGAGTGCGAGGAATCATCTCCTTGCACTCCCTTATTTCGCAATTTTTTAAGATAAAACTTGGAAATGTAACTTTAAGGGGGCAATAAGCATGGGACAAATTATTGATGGTAAAAAATTAGCAAAAGAAATTCAAGAAAATGTAACAACTGAGGTAGCTGAACTCGTAAAAACTGGTAAAAAACCGGGACTTGCAGTAGTACTTGTAGGCGATAATCAAGCATCTCGTACATATGTAAGAAATAAACAAAAACGGACAGAAGAAGCGGGAATGAAATCCGTTTTGATTGAGCTTCCTGAAACGGTGTCCGAAGAAAAGTTACTCGAAGTAGTAGAAGAGCTAAATACAGATGATACTATCCACGGTATTTTAGTACAATTACCATTGCCAAAACATATCTCCGAAGAAAAAGTTATTGATACTATCAGTTATGACAAAGATGTTGATGGTTTTCATCCTGTGAATGTGGGAAATTTATTCATCGGAAAAGATTCGTTTGTTCCTTGTACACCAGCAGGAATTATCGAATTAATTAAATCAACCGGAACTCCAATAGAAGGAAAACGGGCAGTTGTTATCGGCAGAAGTAATATCGTTGGTAAACCAGTAGCACAATTATTACTAAATGAAAATGCGACGGTAACAATAGCGCACAGTCGGACGAAAGACTTGCCAGAAGTTGCTAAAGAAGCAGATATACTTGTAGTTGCAACAGGTCTTGCCAAATTTGTAAAGAAAAATTATATTAAATCAGGTGCGGTTGTCATTGATGTTGGTATGGACCGCGATGAAAATAATAAATTATGTGGTGATGTTGATTTTGATGATGTAGTAGATGTAGCTGGTTTCATTACACCAGTTCCAGGCGGGGTTGGCCCAATGACTATCACGATGTTACTCGCTAATACATTAAAAGCAGCAAAACGAATTTGGAAGATGAATTGATTAATTGGATGTGAAATGATGGAACAAGATAAATATTTGACGGTAGCAGCTATAACCAAATACATCGAAAAAAAATTCGAAGTAGATCCGTATATGAAACAAGTTTTTGTACGCGGAGAAATTTCTAATTTAAAACAACCTGCAAGCGGCCATCTATATTTCACCGTAAAAGATGAGTTTGCGATGCTTCGTTCTGTTATGTTTCAAAAAGCAGTTCAAAAAATTGGTTTTGTACCCGAAGATGGAATGAATGTTCTCATCACTGGTCGAATCGGTGTTTTTACAAAAGCTGGGCGTTACCAGTTTTATGCAGAACATATGGAACCTGATGGCATCGGAGCACTTTATATTCAATTAGAACAATTAAAATCACAATTGGAAAAGGAAGGACTTTTTGCGGAATCGCATAAAAAAGTGCTTCCTTCTTTCCCTTCCAAAGTAGCAGTTGTTACATCGAAAACTGGCGCAGCGGTGCGGGATATATTGACGACCATTCATCGTAGAATGCCTTCTGTAGAAGTGATTGTTTATCCAACGATTGTTCAAGGTGACAAAGCAGCTCAAAAAATTGTCGAGAATATCGGACGTATTAACCAACGAAATGATATTGATGTGATGATTATTGGACGTGGCGGTGGATCATTAGAAGAACTTTGGGCATTTAATGAGGAGCCAGTTGTACGAGCAGTTTATGATTCAGATGTTCCCGTCATTTCTGCAGTTGGTCATGAAACAGACTTTGCATTAAGCGATTTCTCGGCCGATGTTCGAGCTGCAACACCAACTGCAGCGGCGGAATTAGCTGTTCCAGATTATCGCGATTTAGAAGAACGGCTAGCAGAACGAAAATATCGTTTGCTTGCTGTAACCAGGCAATTACTCGAACGAAAAGAACGCAAACTGGAACAATTGAAGCAGCATTTAATTCTTAATGGTCCAAAACATCAGCTAGAGCAACAAATGGAGCGAACGGATTATTTTTCCGAACGATTAAAAAGTGCTTTTGCTAAACAAGTGCTACTAAAACAAACGACTTTTAACCGGCTGAATGATCGACTAAACTATTATCATCCCGAAAAAGAAATTGCTTTGCAAAAAGAACAATTAATATTACGTAGAACAGCACTTGATAAAGCAATAAAGCAACAGCTAAAAGATAAGAAGCAGTCTTTTGTTAGACAAGTAGAAGCATTAGAATATCTAAGTCCGCTTGCTTTATTGAAGCGAGGGTTTGGAGTAACCTATAAAGAAAAAAAGCTAGTTAAATCTGTAGAGCAGTTAGAAGTTGGCGATAATATTCAAGTGAAAATGCAAGGTGGACAAATTGATGCCTTAATTACAGCGAAGGAGGAAGAGGCTAGTGGCAACTAAAAAAAAGAGTTTTGAAGAAGCAATTGCAGAATTAGAAACGATTGTTGAAGCATTAGAGAATGGTACTGCATCTTTAGAAGATTCCCTTGATATGTATCAAAAAGGAATTGAACTAACTAAGTTGTGTCAAGATAAATTACAAACGGCCGAAAAACGAATGGCAAAAGTAGTCACAGATGCAGGAGAAGAAATTCCTTTTGAAGCGGATGGTGAATAAATTTGCAAGATTTGAGCCTTTTTTTAGAACATTATAAAAAAGTGATGGATGAGTCGCTTTTTACTGAGATAAATAAGCGAAATATCGAACCAAAATTAAAAGAATCTATGCTATATTCTGTACAAGCTGGTGGAAAGCGCATTCGACCAATGCTTGTTTTTGCGACGTTGCAAGCTTTAAATACAGATCCGATGCTTGGCGTGAAAACCGCTACTGCTCTCGAAATGATTCATACGTATAGTTTAATTCATGATGATCTACCAGCAATGGATAACGATGACTATCGTCGCGGGAAATGGACCAATCATAAAGTATACGGTGATGCAACCGCTATTTTGGCAGGTGATGCTTTGTTAACCCTCGCTTTTTCTGTTTTAGCAGAAGATGCAAATTTGACTTTCGAAACGAGAATCGCTTTAATTAGTGAACTTAGTTTTAGTAGCGGGGCAGAAGGAATGGTCGGTGGTCAACAGGCAGATATGGAAGCAGAAAATAATCAAGTCACATTAGAAGAATTAGCCTCTATCCATGCAAGAAAAACCGGTGAATTATTAATTTTTGCAGTTACTTCTGCTGCTAAAATTGCCGAAGCGACACCAGAGCAAACAAAACGATTACGAATTTTTGCGGAAAACATTGGAGTTGGTTTTCAAATTAGCGATGATATTTTGGATGTCATTGGAGATGAAATGAAAATGGGTAAAAAGACAGGGGGGGATGCTTTTCTGAATAAAAGTACCTATCCTGGATTACTCACGTTAGATGGCGCTAAAAGGGCATTAAACGAGCATGTTTCAATAGCGAAGTTAGCGCTTTCAGGACACGGTTTTGATGATATCATTCTACTTAAACTTGCTGATTTAATCGCATTTAGAGAAAATTAATCATAATTATCTAGTAATTTCAAAAATTTTTCACAAGTATAAATCAAATTGATTTGCTTTTCCTAAAATATCGTGTTATACTAATGTAAGATTATTTTTGTGGGTGAAAGATACGATTGTGAACAACTTTCCATCTCGTGCCGTTAAGCAAGAATAGTAAATAATTAG belongs to Listeria ivanovii subsp. ivanovii and includes:
- a CDS encoding Asp23/Gls24 family envelope stress response protein, translated to MAYTKDLRKQNDAPLGKIEIAPEVIGVIAGLAASEIENVAYMQGGFATEMREKFSGAVNYRKGVKVELTEEGILIELYCSVLFGATIPLVAQNIQDAVRDTIYNMTGLNVLEINVHIVGVQFEKTETLSFDDF
- the efp gene encoding elongation factor P — protein: MISVNDFKTGLTIEVDNGIWRVLDFQHVKPGKGAAFVRSKLRNLRTGAIQEKTFRGGEKVAKAQIDNRKMAYLYADGSNHVFMDNESYEQIELPEDQIAHELKFLKENMEINIIMYQGETIGIDLPNTVELVVTATDPGIKGDTSSGGSKPATLETGLVVQVPFFVNEGDKLVINTTEAAYVSRA
- the accC gene encoding acetyl-CoA carboxylase biotin carboxylase subunit, encoding MIKKVLVANRGEIAVRIIRAAKELGVETVAIYSEADREALHIQLADEAYCVGPAATKDSYLNMSNIISVAVLTNCDAIHPGYGFLAENADFAELCEDCNITFIGPSAAAISQMGTKDVARETMRKAGVPIVPGSQGIVADVEDGKKIAKKIGYPVIIKATAGGGGKGIRVAENEEKLISGIQTTQQEAEAAFGDPGVYLEKYIQDFRHVEIQVLADNHGNVIHLGERDCSIQRRLQKLIEESPSPAIDEKTRQKMGKAAVKAAKAVNYSGAGTIEFIFDHHENNFYFMEMNTRIQVEHPVTELVTGIDLVKQQFLVASGEELKIKQSDVKLTGWAMECRINAENPEKNFMPAPGEIKFYLPPGGLGVRIDSAAYPNYKIPPYYDSMIAKVICYAETREEVVQKMKRALSEFAIDGIPSTIPFHLHVLDNDVFLSGDFNTKFLEQNDVMNLSKEG
- a CDS encoding polyprenyl synthetase family protein; the protein is MQDLSLFLEHYKKVMDESLFTEINKRNIEPKLKESMLYSVQAGGKRIRPMLVFATLQALNTDPMLGVKTATALEMIHTYSLIHDDLPAMDNDDYRRGKWTNHKVYGDATAILAGDALLTLAFSVLAEDANLTFETRIALISELSFSSGAEGMVGGQQADMEAENNQVTLEELASIHARKTGELLIFAVTSAAKIAEATPEQTKRLRIFAENIGVGFQISDDILDVIGDEMKMGKKTGGDAFLNKSTYPGLLTLDGAKRALNEHVSIAKLALSGHGFDDIILLKLADLIAFREN
- a CDS encoding rhodanese-like domain-containing protein, yielding MISWIIAITILVILLAYEIYQFVMRRKAVKVLTEEEFKQGYRKAQLIDVREPNEFDAGHILGARNIPVTQMKNRTTEIRQDLPVYLYCQTAQRSNRAAIMLYKRGYHNVYQLKGGFRKWKGKTKAK
- a CDS encoding exodeoxyribonuclease VII small subunit; this translates as MATKKKSFEEAIAELETIVEALENGTASLEDSLDMYQKGIELTKLCQDKLQTAEKRMAKVVTDAGEEIPFEADGE
- the nusB gene encoding transcription antitermination factor NusB, whose amino-acid sequence is MKRREAREKALQALFQIELNEMSLDQAIKNIMEDEQDDYMEKLVEGVMANKAEIDAIIEPNLDNWRMDRLSKVDLSLLRLSVYEINYLSDVPNRVSLNESIEIAKIYSDEKSSKFINGVLANIAPEDK
- a CDS encoding M24 family metallopeptidase, which translates into the protein MSKLTKIQETLGKEKIEAVLVTSEFNRRYVSGFTGTSGVALILPEKAYFVTDFRYTEQAAKQAEGYEIVKHEGPIFDTVEELLSQNATKTLHFEADYVTVSEFKQMERVFSRELIPFTGFFEEMRKVKTASELRAIRTACDIADAAFAHIIKFIKPGMAEIEVSNELEFFMRRAGATSSSFDTIVASGLRSALPHGVASNKKIEVGDFVTMDYGCYYDGYCSDMTRTIAVGKPAEKLKEIYQITLDAQLKVIDSLKPGITGIEADAIARDYIASFGYGDAFGHSLGHGIGLEIHEGPNLSFKSPQKLEVGHVVTDEPGIYLPGIGGVRIEDDLLITETGNEILIHSPKELIIL
- the folD gene encoding bifunctional methylenetetrahydrofolate dehydrogenase/methenyltetrahydrofolate cyclohydrolase FolD translates to MGQIIDGKKLAKEIQENVTTEVAELVKTGKKPGLAVVLVGDNQASRTYVRNKQKRTEEAGMKSVLIELPETVSEEKLLEVVEELNTDDTIHGILVQLPLPKHISEEKVIDTISYDKDVDGFHPVNVGNLFIGKDSFVPCTPAGIIELIKSTGTPIEGKRAVVIGRSNIVGKPVAQLLLNENATVTIAHSRTKDLPEVAKEADILVVATGLAKFVKKNYIKSGAVVIDVGMDRDENNKLCGDVDFDDVVDVAGFITPVPGGVGPMTITMLLANTLKAAKRIWKMN
- the accB gene encoding acetyl-CoA carboxylase biotin carboxyl carrier protein; amino-acid sequence: MLSIDEIKQLIELIDESTLDEFELETKDSKILLKKNKVIATTAISEAPVAIPTVQAPAVEQTQMPQVETNAADTNLELITSPMVGTFYASASPGDADFVSVGSKVSAQSVVCIVEAMKLFNEITADIDGEIAEILVSSGELVEFGQPLFKVRKK
- the xseA gene encoding exodeoxyribonuclease VII large subunit; protein product: MEQDKYLTVAAITKYIEKKFEVDPYMKQVFVRGEISNLKQPASGHLYFTVKDEFAMLRSVMFQKAVQKIGFVPEDGMNVLITGRIGVFTKAGRYQFYAEHMEPDGIGALYIQLEQLKSQLEKEGLFAESHKKVLPSFPSKVAVVTSKTGAAVRDILTTIHRRMPSVEVIVYPTIVQGDKAAQKIVENIGRINQRNDIDVMIIGRGGGSLEELWAFNEEPVVRAVYDSDVPVISAVGHETDFALSDFSADVRAATPTAAAELAVPDYRDLEERLAERKYRLLAVTRQLLERKERKLEQLKQHLILNGPKHQLEQQMERTDYFSERLKSAFAKQVLLKQTTFNRLNDRLNYYHPEKEIALQKEQLILRRTALDKAIKQQLKDKKQSFVRQVEALEYLSPLALLKRGFGVTYKEKKLVKSVEQLEVGDNIQVKMQGGQIDALITAKEEEASGN
- a CDS encoding DUF1385 domain-containing protein; the encoded protein is MSKQNVPSYGGQAVVEGVMFGGKKQTVTAVRRIDGSLEYFYLQKNSPVWVMRLKKIPFLRGIVALIESSAIGSKHLAFATDRYDEDPNNPEEEKKIEKKESKVAMWLGVAVIGILSFVFAKFVMTLIPVFLAELFRPIVPGDTAQVFLESFFKLILLLTYIFAVSQTPIIKRVFQYHGSEHKVINCYEQNLPLTVENVQKQSRLHYRCGSSFILFTVIVGMFIYLLVPTDPLWLRVVDRILLIPVVLGVAFEVLQLTNKCRNIPVLKYLGVPGLWLQLLTTKEPANDQVEVAIASFNELLRIEKEGAPANNDESDNLELLE